One Paenibacillus crassostreae DNA segment encodes these proteins:
- a CDS encoding AraC family transcriptional regulator, translating into MEKFNYRKSTDILALSASMTDFTYKKHCHEEYAIGVTLRGIQQYNLDGSFQSSHKNGVMLFNPEQSHDGRSYDKSGIEYVMLYIKPDLFLEISKKKELVNFSSPIIYDASLAQCILSLSHAIQNGKEESLCNELLLTLVDYVSNTEIDTPHRKNNKLVKKTKEMMFGNIENVLKLDDLCKEFDLSKYQFIREFKTYTGISPYQFFLNCKVEHAKHSIEKNKDIYLAVAECGFVDLTHMNRHFKSVFGITPYEYMSQLN; encoded by the coding sequence ATGGAGAAATTCAACTATAGAAAGTCAACAGATATTCTGGCCTTATCGGCGAGTATGACTGATTTCACATATAAAAAGCACTGCCACGAGGAATATGCGATCGGTGTAACCCTGCGTGGCATTCAGCAATATAACCTAGACGGTAGTTTTCAATCATCCCATAAAAATGGCGTAATGCTGTTTAATCCCGAGCAGTCGCATGACGGTAGGTCATATGATAAATCTGGTATTGAATATGTCATGCTCTATATCAAGCCGGATCTATTCTTAGAGATATCGAAAAAGAAAGAATTAGTGAATTTCTCATCTCCAATCATCTACGATGCCAGCTTAGCACAATGTATATTATCCCTAAGCCATGCAATCCAGAACGGAAAAGAAGAATCACTATGCAATGAACTGCTATTAACTCTAGTCGACTATGTATCCAATACAGAAATAGATACACCCCATAGAAAAAATAATAAACTTGTTAAAAAAACAAAAGAAATGATGTTTGGCAATATAGAAAATGTGCTTAAGCTTGACGATCTCTGTAAAGAATTTGACCTGTCCAAATATCAGTTTATTCGTGAGTTTAAAACTTATACAGGAATATCACCCTATCAGTTTTTTCTGAATTGTAAGGTAGAACATGCCAAGCATTCCATTGAGAAAAACAAAGATATCTATTTGGCAGTGGCGGAATGCGGATTTGTGGATCTAACTCACATGAACAGGCATTTTAAGAGTGTGTTCGGAATAACTCCATATGAATACATGTCACAACTTAACTGA
- a CDS encoding polymer-forming cytoskeletal protein, whose translation MKFAKMLLVAGVSVALLSGCGANEEKAANEAAPATEQADVVTTASLVNEGEAFTKAVSADGTWIIAILNDVTIDQDVTVAGEFRNKNEAEGDIYRKIALYAQDADHKVTATYTLTVPKLTVQSENLKAQGGTIKGDVYVEANGFTLTEDATIDGNLYFASEDVKATAVLEGKVTGATEVK comes from the coding sequence ATGAAATTTGCTAAAATGTTATTAGTTGCAGGTGTATCGGTTGCTTTATTATCAGGTTGTGGTGCTAATGAAGAGAAAGCGGCTAATGAAGCTGCTCCAGCTACAGAACAAGCAGATGTTGTAACAACAGCATCACTTGTAAATGAAGGAGAAGCATTCACTAAAGCTGTAAGTGCAGATGGAACATGGATCATTGCTATTCTAAATGATGTAACCATAGATCAAGACGTTACCGTTGCTGGTGAATTCCGTAATAAGAACGAAGCGGAAGGCGATATCTATCGTAAGATTGCCCTTTATGCACAGGATGCGGATCACAAAGTGACTGCAACATACACACTTACAGTACCTAAATTAACTGTACAAAGTGAGAATTTGAAAGCTCAAGGCGGAACAATCAAAGGTGACGTTTATGTAGAAGCCAATGGATTTACTTTAACTGAAGATGCAACGATCGATGGTAATCTTTACTTTGCTAGCGAAGATGTAAAAGCAACTGCAGTACTTGAAGGTAAAGTAACTGGAGCAACTGAAGTTAAATAA
- a CDS encoding phosphotransferase enzyme family protein: protein MMGSLIESVVRKYWLTWRGSIQKGIGGWNNTTYFVGNDDLRYVLRCYETHRDREKIEFEHAILESLQHQSLSFKVPIPVKALDGQTIVQMDDGSGKFACLFEYIEGLSPKESNTVIANSFGEVTGELSVTLARVNLDIAPAYRPYYELEKSYPICTREVVLDFCENPPEAFDDLTDILHKLRIAYIEICESLTGLEKLPQQLVHGDLNESNLLVHKEHVDQVCALLDFEFCTIDVRAMEPAVVISGLLGHQDEIATVRQFCTGFASKVQLLPEEVAAIPILMRLRKVDVFLHFLSRYLMDTDGPEVLREQVQLLVADLKQLELSWIWIEKELNILAKGT, encoded by the coding sequence ATGATGGGGTCGTTGATTGAATCCGTGGTGAGAAAGTATTGGTTAACATGGAGAGGTTCCATCCAAAAGGGAATAGGTGGGTGGAACAATACAACATATTTTGTGGGAAATGATGATCTGCGCTATGTTCTACGTTGTTATGAAACACATCGAGATCGAGAAAAAATTGAATTTGAACATGCTATTTTAGAATCACTTCAGCATCAGTCACTAAGCTTTAAGGTTCCTATTCCAGTCAAAGCACTCGATGGTCAAACCATCGTTCAGATGGATGATGGAAGTGGAAAGTTTGCCTGTCTATTCGAATATATTGAAGGACTGTCTCCTAAAGAGAGCAACACCGTCATAGCTAACTCGTTCGGTGAAGTTACGGGTGAGCTTTCTGTTACTCTTGCAAGGGTCAATCTAGATATTGCACCTGCGTATCGACCGTATTATGAGTTGGAGAAGTCTTATCCAATATGTACACGTGAGGTCGTATTAGACTTTTGCGAGAATCCTCCGGAAGCCTTCGATGATCTGACAGACATCCTACATAAACTTAGAATAGCCTATATCGAAATCTGTGAATCACTAACTGGACTGGAAAAGTTGCCACAACAGCTTGTACATGGTGATCTGAACGAATCCAATCTTCTGGTACATAAGGAACATGTCGATCAGGTATGTGCATTACTTGATTTTGAATTTTGTACAATCGATGTGAGAGCGATGGAGCCTGCTGTTGTGATCTCGGGACTACTTGGTCACCAAGATGAAATAGCAACCGTGCGGCAATTTTGTACAGGCTTTGCAAGCAAAGTTCAGTTGTTACCAGAAGAAGTAGCTGCAATACCCATACTTATGCGCTTGCGTAAAGTGGATGTGTTTCTTCATTTTCTAAGTCGCTACCTTATGGATACAGATGGACCGGAGGTATTACGAGAGCAAGTGCAGTTGCTGGTTGCTGATCTGAAGCAATTGGAGTTAAGTTGGATTTGGATAGAAAAAGAGTTGAATATATTAGCGAAGGGAACATAA
- a CDS encoding nucleotidyltransferase domain-containing protein, which produces MKEMIQEKLIEIEQKHDVKILFAVESGSRAWGFPSKDSDYDVRFVYIRQPDWYLSIDEKRDVIEVPINDLLDINGWDIRKALKLFRKSNPPLLEWLVSEIIYYDTYGFKDEMLRLRHQVFSPKASVHHYLSMAKGNYRMYLQGDEVKIKKYFYVLRPILACKWIEKYNTNPPISFQDLLTEMVTDPVLKSEINELLSRKIAGEELSLEKKVERVNEFIEQEIEYLTDFANSCTSELEDPTNLLDILYRKYLKIVWGNTG; this is translated from the coding sequence ATGAAAGAAATGATTCAAGAAAAGTTAATAGAAATTGAACAAAAACATGATGTCAAAATACTATTTGCTGTTGAGTCAGGCAGCCGCGCATGGGGGTTTCCTTCCAAAGATAGTGATTATGACGTTCGTTTTGTATATATTAGACAACCTGATTGGTATTTATCTATTGACGAGAAGCGGGATGTTATAGAGGTTCCTATCAATGACCTATTAGACATCAATGGGTGGGATATTAGAAAAGCTCTAAAGTTGTTTCGGAAATCCAATCCACCACTATTAGAATGGTTAGTTTCTGAGATCATTTATTATGATACATATGGATTTAAAGATGAAATGTTAAGGTTACGGCATCAAGTATTCTCTCCAAAAGCCTCAGTTCATCATTATTTAAGTATGGCTAAAGGAAACTACCGAATGTACTTACAGGGTGATGAAGTAAAAATTAAAAAATACTTTTATGTGTTACGTCCTATATTGGCATGTAAATGGATTGAGAAGTACAATACGAATCCGCCTATTTCATTTCAGGATCTGCTAACTGAAATGGTAACTGATCCCGTATTGAAAAGTGAAATCAATGAATTATTAAGTAGAAAGATTGCCGGTGAAGAACTAAGTTTAGAGAAGAAAGTTGAAAGGGTAAATGAATTTATAGAACAAGAAATTGAGTATCTGACGGATTTTGCTAATTCATGTACAAGCGAACTTGAGGATCCTACGAACCTACTGGATATTTTATATAGAAAGTACTTAAAGATAGTATGGGGGAATACAGGATGA
- a CDS encoding VOC family protein: protein MSIDVYLNFNGNCREAVEYYAEIFGTEEPQIMSFGDTPPDPNFTLPEEAKDLVMHARLQIQGSNVMFSDTFPGMPFVVGNNISLAIVSKDLDDVKSLFAKLQEGGKVGMELQETFWSACYGNLTDKFGIEWQFNYDNGQFTM from the coding sequence ATGTCAATTGATGTATACCTAAATTTCAATGGAAACTGTCGTGAAGCTGTAGAATATTACGCCGAGATATTTGGTACAGAGGAACCACAGATTATGTCCTTTGGAGATACACCTCCAGATCCAAACTTCACTCTCCCCGAAGAAGCAAAAGATCTCGTCATGCACGCTCGACTTCAAATTCAAGGAAGTAATGTGATGTTCTCTGACACATTCCCAGGTATGCCATTTGTAGTAGGGAACAATATCAGCCTAGCCATCGTAAGTAAGGATTTAGATGACGTAAAATCTTTGTTTGCGAAACTCCAAGAAGGTGGCAAGGTCGGAATGGAACTCCAGGAAACATTCTGGAGCGCATGCTATGGCAATCTAACAGACAAGTTCGGTATAGAATGGCAGTTCAACTATGACAATGGTCAGTTCACAATGTAA
- a CDS encoding ketoacyl-ACP synthase III, protein MEQSKARITAIGSYVPVKRMTNFDLEKLVDTNDQWIVQRTGIRERRISEPDQYTSDMCVSAAQDLMRRYDKSLKDVDLILVATSTPDFIFPSVAALLQDKLGISGSVGAIDLSAACAGFAYALHVADGMVASGLHRKVLVFGADAMSKITDYTDRSTCILFGDGAGVVLVEADPEHTSFVAYHHETEGIGGAHVYLNGTAEKLNGVDLSNTGALVQNGKEVFRWAVRNVPEGIKALLEKSASTINDVDWFIPHSANLRIIEPICERTKIPLERTIYSLVNFGNTSAATIPLAIDLGIREGKIHDGERILIYGFGAGLTQAGLLLNWNPDKQVYLPESEL, encoded by the coding sequence ATGGAGCAATCGAAAGCACGTATCACTGCCATTGGATCCTATGTACCAGTCAAAAGAATGACCAATTTCGATTTAGAAAAGTTAGTAGATACAAATGATCAATGGATAGTACAACGTACGGGCATCCGAGAGCGCCGCATCAGTGAACCAGATCAATATACAAGTGATATGTGCGTATCCGCTGCTCAAGACTTAATGCGAAGATACGATAAATCCCTGAAAGATGTGGATCTTATCCTTGTAGCGACGTCTACACCAGATTTTATTTTTCCCAGCGTAGCAGCTTTGCTTCAAGATAAACTTGGTATTTCCGGTTCGGTTGGAGCTATTGATCTCAGTGCTGCTTGTGCTGGATTTGCTTATGCACTTCACGTAGCGGACGGCATGGTGGCTTCCGGATTACATCGTAAGGTTCTCGTGTTTGGTGCGGATGCTATGTCTAAAATTACGGATTATACGGACCGGTCAACGTGTATCTTATTCGGTGACGGTGCTGGTGTTGTGCTTGTAGAAGCTGACCCAGAACATACAAGTTTTGTGGCCTACCATCATGAGACCGAAGGGATCGGTGGTGCTCACGTATATTTAAATGGTACAGCTGAGAAGTTGAACGGTGTAGATCTGAGTAACACGGGAGCACTTGTACAGAATGGGAAGGAAGTATTTCGTTGGGCTGTTAGAAATGTACCTGAGGGTATAAAAGCTCTTCTAGAGAAAAGCGCTTCAACCATAAATGATGTGGATTGGTTTATTCCTCACAGTGCCAATTTACGTATTATTGAACCGATCTGCGAGCGGACGAAGATTCCACTTGAACGAACGATATATAGTTTAGTGAACTTCGGTAATACGTCAGCGGCTACCATTCCACTGGCTATAGATTTGGGTATTCGTGAAGGTAAGATTCACGATGGGGAGCGTATCCTAATCTACGGATTTGGTGCAGGGCTTACGCAAGCAGGTTTATTGCTTAACTGGAATCCTGATAAGCAGGTTTATTTACCAGAAAGTGAACTATAA
- a CDS encoding TauD/TfdA dioxygenase family protein → MTTQKQQLKVVPVAGRIGAEIQGVQLSGELDPEVFNEIQQAIQEHKVVFFKGQHHLDDAAQEAFAHLLGEPYAHPTVPVKENSNYIFELDSEHGAKANHWHTDVTFVPEVPKYSILRGVTIPSVGGDTVWANTNTAYEDLPEGLRTLADELWAVHTNDFDYADFKPNSVNLEDNETYQAYRATFESTVFKTRHPVVHVHAETGKKHLLLGGFVNKLEGFSSSESEKIRSIFNSYVERLENTVRWQWTEGDVVIWDNLATQHYAIADYEERRVVRRVTVGKNIPVNQQQEPSKLITKK, encoded by the coding sequence ATGACAACACAAAAACAGCAATTAAAAGTGGTACCTGTGGCAGGACGAATTGGAGCCGAGATTCAGGGTGTTCAATTAAGTGGGGAGTTAGATCCAGAAGTATTTAATGAAATACAGCAAGCGATCCAAGAGCACAAGGTGGTTTTCTTCAAAGGACAACATCATCTAGATGACGCAGCCCAAGAAGCATTTGCTCATTTATTAGGAGAACCTTATGCACATCCAACCGTTCCTGTGAAAGAAAACTCTAATTACATTTTTGAATTGGATTCTGAGCATGGGGCAAAAGCCAATCACTGGCATACGGATGTGACGTTCGTACCGGAAGTACCGAAATACTCCATTTTAAGAGGTGTAACCATTCCTTCTGTGGGTGGCGATACGGTCTGGGCTAACACCAATACAGCCTATGAAGATCTCCCAGAGGGATTAAGAACATTAGCCGATGAGTTGTGGGCTGTCCACACCAATGACTTTGATTATGCGGATTTTAAACCAAATTCAGTTAATCTTGAAGATAATGAGACTTATCAAGCATATCGAGCTACCTTTGAATCCACTGTATTTAAGACGAGACATCCTGTTGTACACGTCCATGCTGAAACTGGGAAAAAGCATCTCCTGTTAGGTGGTTTTGTCAATAAATTAGAAGGATTCAGTTCAAGCGAATCTGAAAAAATACGCAGTATTTTTAACTCCTATGTTGAGCGTTTAGAGAATACAGTACGCTGGCAATGGACAGAAGGGGATGTTGTGATCTGGGATAACTTAGCTACCCAACATTATGCTATCGCAGACTATGAAGAACGCCGTGTTGTACGCCGTGTGACCGTAGGGAAGAACATCCCTGTGAATCAGCAACAAGAACCAAGTAAATTAATTACAAAGAAATAA
- a CDS encoding TauD/TfdA dioxygenase family protein has product MTTQQQIKVVPVAGRIGAEIQGVQLSGELDSAVLNEIKEALQEHKVVFFKGQKHLDDASQEAFSTLLGELYAHPTVPVRDHTSSILELDSHSGTRANQWHTDVTFVPEVPKYSILRGVTIPSVGGDTVWANTNTAYEDLPEGLKKLADELWGIHSNEFDYAKLTISQATDEEAEEKYRKSFASTVFNTKHPVVHIHAESGKKHLLLGNFTRKLVGYSSSESESLISIYQSYVTRLENTVRWQWTEGDVAIWDNLATQHYAIADYEERRIVRRVTVGKNVPKNQHNESSALLLKK; this is encoded by the coding sequence ATGACAACACAACAACAGATCAAAGTAGTACCCGTAGCGGGTCGTATCGGAGCTGAAATCCAAGGTGTTCAATTAAGTGGAGAGTTAGATTCTGCGGTGCTCAATGAGATCAAAGAGGCTTTACAGGAACACAAAGTTGTTTTCTTCAAAGGGCAGAAACATCTAGATGATGCGAGTCAGGAGGCATTCTCAACATTACTAGGCGAGCTATATGCACATCCGACTGTACCCGTTAGAGATCATACAAGTTCGATCTTAGAGCTTGATTCTCATTCAGGCACAAGAGCAAATCAATGGCACACAGACGTTACATTTGTACCTGAAGTGCCGAAGTATTCTATTTTAAGAGGTGTAACCATTCCTTCTGTGGGTGGCGATACGGTCTGGGCTAATACGAATACAGCCTATGAAGATCTACCTGAAGGCTTGAAAAAACTAGCGGATGAGCTGTGGGGAATTCATTCCAATGAATTTGATTATGCCAAGTTGACGATTAGCCAAGCAACAGATGAGGAAGCGGAGGAGAAATACCGGAAGTCTTTTGCATCAACGGTGTTCAATACCAAACATCCTGTTGTACATATTCATGCGGAGAGTGGTAAGAAACATCTGCTTCTAGGGAACTTTACTCGGAAACTTGTGGGGTATTCAAGTAGTGAATCGGAAAGCCTAATCAGCATTTATCAATCATATGTAACACGTCTTGAGAATACAGTGCGTTGGCAATGGACTGAAGGTGATGTAGCGATCTGGGATAACTTAGCTACCCAACATTATGCGATTGCGGATTATGAAGAACGTCGTATCGTACGTCGTGTAACAGTTGGTAAGAACGTACCGAAGAATCAACATAACGAGTCAAGTGCGCTTCTTTTGAAAAAATAA
- a CDS encoding ABC transporter ATP-binding protein yields MVSTLEITQVSKSFKNNNGSVHVLDQLDLSVKDGEFVTIIGPSGCGKSTLLKLIAGLDLDFQGHIEVGSQEVHGPSKDRGFIFQEHRLFPWLTTEKNIASNLSLKDPDVRQRVDDLIALVNLKGFEKAYPRQLSGGMSQRVAIARALLRNPKILLLDEPFGALDAFTRSHLQEALHHIWESNKTTMVLVTHDIDESVFLSSRVVVMDSKPGRIKAIVPIDIPYPRKRTSKSFQEFRTVILEHLDHKINEKEDFSI; encoded by the coding sequence ATGGTATCCACATTAGAAATTACACAAGTCAGCAAATCTTTTAAGAATAATAATGGGAGTGTTCACGTCCTCGATCAATTAGATCTTTCGGTTAAAGACGGAGAATTCGTGACCATCATCGGTCCAAGTGGTTGTGGTAAGAGTACATTACTCAAGCTCATTGCAGGTCTAGATTTAGACTTTCAAGGTCACATTGAAGTGGGGTCTCAAGAAGTTCACGGACCCTCTAAGGACAGAGGTTTTATTTTTCAAGAACATCGCTTATTTCCTTGGCTAACGACGGAGAAGAACATTGCGAGCAATCTATCCTTGAAAGACCCCGATGTTCGTCAAAGAGTTGACGATCTCATTGCTCTCGTGAACTTAAAAGGATTTGAAAAAGCATATCCACGTCAATTATCTGGTGGGATGTCCCAACGCGTAGCGATTGCTAGAGCACTGCTTCGTAATCCGAAGATTCTTTTGTTAGATGAACCGTTTGGTGCACTGGATGCTTTCACACGTTCTCATTTGCAGGAAGCCTTACACCACATTTGGGAAAGTAATAAAACAACGATGGTGCTTGTCACGCATGATATTGATGAATCTGTCTTCTTATCGTCTAGAGTTGTCGTGATGGATTCGAAACCAGGTCGTATTAAAGCCATCGTGCCGATAGACATTCCTTATCCTAGAAAAAGAACAAGCAAGTCTTTCCAAGAATTTAGAACCGTGATTCTAGAACATCTTGATCACAAGATCAATGAGAAAGAAGATTTCAGTATATAA